A stretch of DNA from Rhizoctonia solani chromosome 9, complete sequence:
ttggttctctacccccccttcaaggggtactaaaTCATAGCGTCAAGAAAGGATATCTGCCTTTTTATTCTGTGCCCCAGGCCTGTAGATAATCTGGAAATTGTAGTCTACTAAGAAATTTGCCCATCAAATTTGACATTTGTTCAGGGATTGAGACGTGGAAAAATACTCCAAGTTCTTGTGATCCGTTAGAACTTGAACTGGTAATTCTGATCCTTCTAACAAGtggcgccattctttaaatgccctaatgactgcTAACAGTTCTTTGTCAAAAATATTGTAGTTCTTTTCAGCAGGGGACAGGGATTTCAATAAGTAAGCTACAGGGGCCAGTTTCCCTTCAGGATTGCGTTGGGATAATATGGCTCCTGTTGCATAATCTGATGCGTTGCATTCTACATAGAACTGTCTTGTGGTATCAGGTTGCAAAAGCAAGGGTGCCAAAGTAAGACATTTTTTAAGACCATCAAATGATTGTTGTTCCGCgtgttcccatttccaaggactatctttcttgagcaagttgtacaagggttgtgccatattgccaaagttggggatgaattgtcTATAgaagttcacaaatcctaagaattcctggatatttttgacattcttaggtgttgaccaattCAATGCATCCGTGACTTTAGATTGATCAACTTCTATGCCAAATTCGGATATAATAAACCCTAAATAATCGATTTtcttgacgtggaaatggcattttttGATATTGCAGAAGAGATTGTTGTCCTGTAATCTCCTGAGTACTTCTCGCACGTGGGCTTTGTGATCTTTTTCATTTAGGGAGAATActaggatgtcatccagaTAGATAATAACATATACGTCCAGAAGGTCCCTGAATATCTTGTTCATCATGTCCTGGAAAGCTGCCGGTGCATTTGTCAAcccaaaaggcataaccaagtattcaaacagtccatatttggttttgaaggctgttttccattcattgccttccttAATTTGGACTAAGTTGTATCCGGCCTtgagatcaaatttactaaaaATCCTTGCACCTTGTAGTTTCTCAATCAGGTTTTGTGGCAATGGTAGAGGATAtacattcttcttggtcatgctatttaggcgtcaataatccacacacatgcgtagTTTCCCATtcttctttttgacaaatagAATTGGGGAAGCCATAGAAGATTTGGAGGGGCAAATCAGGCCGGCCTTAAGTTGTTTCTCTATGGTCTCTTTTAGTTCTGCATCTTCCCTTGGGCCCAGACTATATATGGGTCCATGCCGGGGTTTTGTGTCAGGAAGCAACTCAATAGAAATGTCATAAGGACGGTGGGGCAGCAATTTGGAtgattcttcctcagagaAGACCTTGGAAAATTCTTGATAAGGAAGTGGCATTTCTTctactgccttgagttctaAGACAGCAGGTACAGACAGACAATTATTGGAACAATATAACGAGTTGaaaacaagtgtatgtttttcccatgatATTTGGGGATTATGCTTTTTCAACCATGACATCCCTAAAACTAATTGATGGttgccaatattggaaatatggcactctagttctttggtgtggttgccaatggtacatttaaaccaagtaaaatgagtgatttggccagaatcaatttcttggccatcaataacgcaTAGTTTTTGGgaattggatgtatataggTTGGAAGTCGATAGGTTTCtactaaaagagggtggatgaagcaagaagttgctcccaagtcaatcatggcttttccttgaaaaggtttagccaaaaaacttgatttttTGGATTTAGGAGTTTTGcacggatttgcagagaatgacgcatatatttgagatgtattacataagGAAAGTATTTCGAAATTGTTATTCTCATAATGCAAATctgcaagcatacagccaagtgccttactccttagtcagccttggcttttccttttcccaactcctcctcatcagaaACAACTTCAATCTgattttcttctttaggcctttcccaagaccattcaacattagccacatgtccagacatgggcttggaGGGACAATTGCGTGCAAAATGACCTTTTCCGCCGCATACATGGCATGTAAGGTTTGAAAATCCTCTTCCATCCAAATCCATGGGGCCTGGTCCCTTAGAGTTTGAAGCCAGAACAGGAGTGGGAGCAATAATGGGCTTAACTGGGGCGGCTGCAGCGGGGCGTTCATCCTTTTTAAGGGAGGGGAATGGAATCATTGTGTCTTTAGATTCTCCATTCCACCTAACATTTGGCATGTTGCCCAAAGTAGTGCGCACAATTGAAGTAAtggcgcctttcttggcgcaaCAAGTGGTAGGATCAATCATATATACATTATCTCCAACATTAAGACAAGTAcaagtgggagtggggttgGAAGTGGGGGCAGCAGAGGAAGGGTTACAAATAGTGGAGACCAATGGATTGGACAGACGAGTGGATTCAATATGATTTGCAATCTCCTCTGCCTTATCATAAACTTGCTGAGCTGTGGCGcaacgccattggaacatggtggagagcatgatgtccttgatgTCATTTTTAAGGCCATTGTAATACCTTTCACGCAAGGTTTTGTCACTGTAACCCAAGGACACTGAGTATTGTTGGAATTCACAAGTATATTCTTGGACCAAAGCCTTCTGCCGCaagttgttccatttttggcaaTATTTCTCATTGCGGTTAGTGTCCACATAATGTTTGGTAAATTCGGCCCAAAACGTATCAATATCTTCTAGAAGAGGAACTGCTTCTCccctgaacaccttcctttccttataTGGACAAACCCAGTCCTCAGCAGCTCCTTCAAAATATGATGTAACCCACAGAATTTTTTCTTTGTGGGATTGGTTGGCCCCCTTTGCCCTTATGTAAGCTTGACAGGCAATAATGAAATTGAGGGCGTCTTCTTTTTTGCCGCTGAACTTATTGGGTTTGGCAAATTTTAAATCAGAGTTGGAAGACATTACAGCAGATGGAGGATTGTGGGAGGTGGTGGCTGTGCCAGTGCCAGCaggaggaggtggtggaggtggggctGTAGGACAAGTAATGGATATATGAAGTAActgatcttgcacagcctggATGGATGCGGCAGCCCCTTGGATCTGATTAGAATAAAAAAGGTGTTGATTGCGTGACTGCTTGCAATGTTCTTCTAATTCAGCCCTCATTAGAGCTAATTGGTCCCCTTGTGCCTCATAAGCTCCTTGTAGTTGCAAGAATTCTTTTTTTAATATAATCATATTCTGTGCAACCATATCAAGAAGTTTGCAATCTGACATTTGATTGAAAGACATAGGAGAATATACATTGGGCAGTACAGCCGCAGGGGCAGGAGTATGAGTACATGAAGAAGGGGCAGACCACCCcaattggatttgggaaGAGGTCAGACTAGTCTCTCCCATTGCGCCCAAACCAGGTGTTGTCATAGGATactgcaaaaaactcatattctttgTAGTGGTGGATTTGCCCTTTTCTgtcttgggtgatatcctgGATGGAGCAGTGGAAATTATCTAACTCTAGCTCTTTTTCCACCAATAGTTGATCTTTTTCCTCAAtgcgcctttcttgctcttcaattgTGAGAGCTAGATCTCAATTATGGGACTTGAGATTGGCTATGAGGTTTCTTTGTTCTTGGAGATCTGCCTTGTATATGTTATTGAGGCACTTGGCAAAGGACTTGTGGTGTTTAATATGGGCTATTGTTTGTACTAGCCCTGGTTCCTTGATACAAGCAATGTTTTCTTCAAGATTGTTAATGCAACCGACTAGTACGTGATTGATGTTGTTGATGGTTTTTTCAAGGTAGAGATAGCGGGTGACAATGGAATagggccaaaagatggcaaaaaggatGAGGTCtagaaaatcaaacactaggATGCGTTCCTGATATAAAttggtgtcctagacgtccttgaGGGGCGtcgaggcagcgggcgcttgtggccgtatagacTGAGTaagaaaccgcttaaggcggtgggggtgctacctacgacgacgaagTACCTAACTACGATGACCacgcgctgtaaggcggtggcgagctacgtatgtacagtgagtccgacgcttaaggcgtgtatctaagtgttttgctggctgtaaggcctcatACAGTAAGGGgagtgcgacaagaggtaattgacctgggtgttaccat
This window harbors:
- a CDS encoding Retrotransposable element Tf2 protein yields the protein MSWLKKHNPQISWEKHTLVFNSLYCSNNCLSVPAVLELKAVEEMPLPYQEFSKVFSEEESSKLLPHRPYDISIELLPDTKPRHGPIYSLGPREDAELKETIEKQLKAGLICPSKSSMASPILFVKKKNGKLRIMTKKNVYPLPLPQNLIEKLQGARIFSKFDLKAGYNLVQIKEGNEWKTAFKTKYGLFEYLVMPFGLTNAPAAFQDMMNKIFRDLLDVYVIIYLDDILVFSLNEKDHKAHVREVLRRLQDNNLFCNIKKCHFHVKKIDYLGFIISEFGIEVDQSKVTDALNWSTPKNVKNIQEFLGFVNFYRQFIPNFGNMAQPLYNLLKKDSPWKWEHAEQQSFDGLKKCLTLAPLLLQPDTTRQFYVECNASDYATGAILSQRNPEGKLAPVAYLLKSLSPAEKNYNIFDKELLAVIRAFKEWRHLLEGSELPVQVLTDHKNLEYFSTSQSLNKLPLEGGVENQVLLKPELFIASITPDQEINDLIGKAIYKDDCLKEILLKLQNKEKVLDCKLREGLLWYQGKIFVPKDNTIRNLILESRHDALVAGHPGQARTLELVSRSYYWPSLKKFVNSYVSHCKTCIRSKPTNQLPVGLLKPLQIPERPWEDIAYDMIVGLPVSEGFDAILTVID
- a CDS encoding Retrotransposon gag protein gives rise to the protein MSFNQMSDCKLLDMVAQNMIILKKEFLQLQGAYEAQGDQLALMRAELEEHCKQSRNQHLFYSNQIQGAAASIQAVQDQLLHISITCPTAPPPPPPPAGTGTATTSHNPPSAVMSSNSDLKFAKPNKFSGKKEDALNFIIACQAYIRAKGANQSHKEKILWVTSYFEGAAEDWVCPYKERKVFRGEAVPLLEDIDTFWAEFTKHYVDTNRNEKYCQKWNNLRQKALVQEYTCEFQQYSVSLGYSDKTLRERYYNGLKNDIKDIMLSTMFQWRCATAQQVYDKAEEIANHIESTRLSNPLVSTICNPSSAAPTSNPTPTCTCLNVGDNVYMIDPTTCCAKKGAITSIVRTTLGNMPNVRWNGESKDTMIPFPSLKKDERPAAAAPVKPIIAPTPVLASNSKGPGPMDLDGRGFSNLTCHVCGGKGHFARNCPSKPMSGHVANVEWSWERPKEENQIEVVSDEEELGKGKAKAD